CGCCTGGCAAAAGGTTATGGCTTTGTGTCACCAGTTCCCGGAGTTGGATAGATACCGGAAAGCGGCAGCCCAGTACCTGCGTCCCCATTTAGCTTATGGCGAATTGAGGGCTATGCAGGAGTGGGCGGATAAAGCGCAGGCAAAGTAAGGTAAAGCCCCCTTGGAGCTCACATCGATTCAGCCTCCTTGCCTTTATGCTCTCTCAAATGGTTCATAGAGTCGTTTGTATTCGTCTTGGGCATAACGGTCCGTCATGCTGGCGATATAGTCACATATCACCCTTTCAATTCCATAGATTGCGAATCTCTGTTGATGGCGTTCCGGCAATAAGCCTGGATTTTCCATATAATTTTCAAACAGTAATGTCAGAAACCGCTCTGCTTTGACCCGCATTCGTTCGACTTTTGAATGTCGGTAAAGTCTACTATAAAGAAATTTTTTCAATTTCTGGTTTAATTGACCCATTTCAGGGCTGAAACTCACCAGATTTTTTTTCAAAACACGAACATCGTTAAGAGTTTCAACGTTGTTATGGCGTAAATTTGCTGTTGTTGTCTGGACCAGATCATGGATGAGTTCGCCAATCAAATAACTGATAGTTTGTAAAATATGACGTTTATCATCAAGGGAGGGATATAGTTTCCCGACCATGACAAAAGTGCGCTGCCACAACTCAACTTCAGTCAGATCTTTTAAAGTAATATATCCAGCTTTTAAACCATCATCAATATCGTGATTATTGTAGGCAATTTCGTCTGCAAGGTCGATAATCTGAGCTTCAAGAGATGCCCGCTGTTCAGGATTATATGGTTGAATGGCTTCATTTCCCGCACAATCATAATCGGATGAATGCTTGATTATCCCCTCCCGGACTTCCCAACTGAGATTAAGTCCATCAAAAAGGGGGTAGCGATGTTCCAGTAATTCGACAATGCGCAAAGATTGTTGATTATGTTCAAATCCGCCATAGTCTTTCATCAATCGCTTCAGGACATATTCGCCAGTATGACCAAAAGGGGTGTGCCCGAGATCATGCGATAACGCCAGAGCTTCGACCAAATCTTCATTGAGATGCAGGTTTCGCGCAATCCCCCGGGCTATCTGTGCAACCTCCAGAGAGTGAGTCAGGCGGGTTCGATAATAATCTCCCTCGTGATTCACAAAAACCTGGGTTTTGTATTCAAGTCTGCGAAAAGCGGCACAGTGGATAATCCGGTCACGATCTCGTTCAAATGCCAACCGCTCATCTTTGAAGGGTTCATCATGTTCCCGACCCAAACTTTGCTCGCTGAGAGCGGCATAACTTGCCAATCCATGTTCACGCATAATCAATCTCCCTTGAATTCTTAAAATCAAAACTACCTTACGTATGTGTCATAATAAGTCATAGTCTGTCGCTTTGATTCTAAAGAGCATACCAAAAGACTTGTATCATCCATGATGATTTTTCATTTTTTGGTGTAATCCAAAGACTGAATTCAATAAAAGATTCTGATACAGAATTCATATTTCTCCCTATGAAGGAACCTTCTTGCTATATTGATTCTGTTAAATCCAGTTATTGATTTATAAAAGAAAGTATTCCTGAAAAATGATCAACGAGATAAGAGAAGATTTGTGCCCTTTTTGCAAGAGAGAAAATCAGTGCATGATTCATAGATCCGAACAGTGCTGGTGTTATGATGTCGTTATTCCAAGCGAACTCACAGCTCTGGTTCCAGCAGAGATGGCATCAAAAGCCTGCATATGCCTGGAATGTGTAAATTTATTCAATAAGGATCCGTTGCGTTTTAAAACCAAATATTTACGGAAATAACCTCACAAAACAGGACAATGAAGATGCTGACAAAAATAGACCATCTTGTTATTGGTGCAGAATCCCTTTCTCAGGGCGTTGATTATGTCCGTGCCTGTCTGGGAGTCGATATCCCCTATGGTGGTGTCCATGAAAAAATGGGGACCCACAATCATCTGATGAGAATTGGAAAAGAAATCTTTTTAGAGATAATTGCTGTTAATCCGGATATTACTACACCTGATCGGCCCAGGTGGTTTGGCCTTGATGACCCTTTTGTCCGGCAGCGGATTGCTCAGCAGCCAAGACTACTTGCCTGGGTTGTCAATACTGATAACCTTAAAATGATGATGCAGCAGACGTTAGTTTCACTTGGAAATCTGGAGCTGATCACACGAGGCAATTTGAATTGGGACTTTGGGCTCCCGGGGGATGGCAGTCTTATTGCTGCCGGCATGTTTCCCTATGCGATTCAATGGCATACCGACAAACATCCGGCAACAGAGATGACTGATCTCAACTGTAGTTTTCAATCCCTGGATATTTACCACCCATACCCTGAGTGGTTACGGTCAGTACTCACTGCTATTGGTGCACAGAGACTTGTCACAATAAACCCATTGCCTCCAAATTCAGCGCCATATTTAGCTGCTTCTTTCAAAACTCCTGCAGGAGGGAAAATCCTCAAAAGTTGCGGAGCCCTCCGGTAAGAGTAAAGAGAGTTTCCGAATTCACCAGCTCTCCAGGCAACACTGCCAAACGTGTCCGACGAATCTACAACAGGACCTTCTTTAGATTCTTTATAAGAAAATCAATTTCATCATCATTAATATTTAATGGTGGAGAAATACGGATGGTGTGACCATGGCTGTCATTCACAATCAGTCCCAGGTCAAGAAGCTGTCGACAGAAGTGCATGGCGTTACCTTTATTTACTTCGATACCAATAAAAAGACCTTTTCCACGGACTTCTTTGACATGAGACGATTTTTCAGCGATTTTTTCGATAGCTGTCTTCAGTTTTGCCCCTTGTCGCGCTGAACTTCCAACCAGATCTTCTTCTTCCAAGACCGTAAGAGCAGCAATACCAGCGATACAGGCAAGCGGATACCCACCAAAGGTGGAACCGTCAGAACCAACAGTAAAAGCCATATCCATCAGGTCGCTGTTGGTCATAAAAATTGACAACGGCACCAGGCCGCCGGACAAAGCTTTACCCAGAATCAAGCCATCAGGAACGACATCCTCATGCTCAAAACAGAACCTTTTACCGGTACGGCCTAAACCAACCTGAATTTCATCAAAAGTCAGCAGAATGTCTTCTTGATCAGCAATATCTCTCAACCCTTGCAGAAAACCCGGTGGAGGAACCTTCATTCCCCCTTCCCCTTGCATTGGTTCTACCAGAATTCCACAGGTGTTTGCATTGACAAGTTTTTTAACCTCATCAATATCACCATATTTTGCCGAAACGAATCCTGGCGTCAGCGGACCAAATCCCTCGCGATATTTAGGTGTTGAAGAGAAGGAAACAACAGAAATCATCCGTCCGTGAAAGTTATTGTTAAAGACAATAATTTCCTGTCGACCATCCTTGATTCCTTTTTTCTTCCAGCCATAATAACGCATCATCTTAATGGCGGTTTCCACTGATTCCACGCCACCATTTTTGGGGAGAACCTTATTGCCGTTACTGCCAAAACGTGGAGCAAGCTGTGGTGCAAAATTAGCTGCTTTTTTAAGAAAAACACCTAAGGGATCTGTATAAACAACATTTGATATGACTGACGCATAGTTGCCAAGCAAAGCCGCAGCCATAGCATTAACGATTTCAGGATGATGATGACCGGGATTCGCAGCTGAATATGCAGCCAGACAGTCTAAATATTGACGTCCATTGGCATCCGTGATCCAGCATCCCCTAGCCTGGCGAACAACCAGGTTCAGTCGTTCATAATGATGAGCACCATATCTATCTTCAAATCCAAAAATTTCATCGTCTGCCAAGGCTGAGTAAGAATTCATCACATGATTATCTGGATTATACATAGCGCCTCCTTTTTGAATATAAATAACAGTATATCATGTTGCTATCTGAGTAGCAACGTTATGGAGGTGATGTTATACCATGATTTCATAAAGAAATATGCTATGATTTTGTAAAAATTTCTGGGACAGGAGAGCAAATGCTGGAATCTTACAAAATGACTGAGTTCGGTTTTACCCAATATGAAACGTCCTGCTATATGGCGTTGGTCGCTCAACACCCTTCAAACGGTTCTCAGCTCAGCAAGTTATCAGGGATCGCCCGATCAAGAATCTATGATGTGCTTCATACGCTGACTCGGAAAGGAATCGTTTTTGAGATTGAACAAGGGATGTATGTTCCTTTACCACCAGATGAACTGAAGAAGAGGTTGAAAAACCAATTTGAGTCGAATTTGGATGGTTTTGAGAAAGAACTTGATGCACTCACAAACGTGACTGATTATGAGTATATTCTGTCATTGACAGGACGTGACGAAGTCGTTCAAAAAGCGATAGAAATAATTGATCATGCAAAAACAGAGCTCTATATCAGGCTGTTTCCCCCCTGTGGGGAAATCTTAGCTCCCCATATTGAAAAAGCGTCTCAACGCGGTGTTGGAATACGCTATGTTTGTATGGGGCGCATGCCACAGAACTTTAAAATCCAAATTCAACATCCGGATTCAGAGACATTAGTCTCCAAAATAGGGGGAGAATCAGTCGATATTATTGCCGATAAAGCAGAAGCATTGGTTGGGATGTTTGAGTTGGGAAAAGAAGATAGTTCCCCATTTATATGGACAAAGAACAAGTGGTTTGTTGTTGGTAATCGCGACAGTTTAAGGCACGATTTTTATCATTACTTTCTGAATAAAACCTATGATTGCAATGAATCTTTATCAGAGGCTGAAAAACATATTTATGAATTCATCAAAGCCGATGAATAATTCTTTCCACACCCGTTAGGGCTGTTCAAGAACCAAGGATATTCCCTGCCCGACACCAATGCACATGGTACATAATGCTCTTTTAAGCCCCCCATGTAAAAGCTGATAAAAAGCCGTCGTTGCCAGCCGCGCACCACTCATTCCCAGCGGATGTCCAAGAGCGATAGCTCCGCCTAAAGGATTAATCCGCGGATCATCAGCTGTCAGCCCGAGTTGACGGATACATGCAAGGGATTGAGCAGCAAAAGCCTCATTGAGTTCCAGAACATCGAAATGATCCAGATTCAAACCAAGTCGATTCAACAGCTTTTTTGTCGCCGGAACCGGTCCAAGACCCATAACCCGAGGAGCAACTCCCGCTACTGACATACCGCACACCCTGACAACAGGTTTAAGGCTGTAGCGTTTAACGGCCTGCTCTGAAGCAATCAATAATGCAGCAGCTCCATCATTGACACCAGATGCGTTTCCTGCCGTTACAGTTCCATCAGAAAATAAGGTTTTTAACTGATTCAATTTGGACACAGAAGTCAAACGCGGATGTTCATCAGCAGAGACAATGACGGCCTCCCCTTTACGCTGCGAGATAGTGACAGGGACGATTTCCCGTGCCAAACGACCATCTTTTTGAGCCGCCGCTGTTTTAACCTGACTTGAATGGGCAAAGAGATCCTGATCTTCACGGCTGATATTAAACTCGCGCGCCAGATTTTCAGCCGTTTCCGGCATTGAATCGTTGCCGTAAAGAGACTTGAACTGAGGATTACTAAAGCGCCAGCCGATCGTAGTGTCATAGACTTCAGCGTTGCGGGAAAAAGCAGTCGCAGCTTTTCCCATAACAAAAGGAGCCCTGGACATACTTTCGACACCACCAGCAATGATCAACTCAGCGTCTCCGGCTTTAATGGCCTGTGCAGCACTGCCCACAGCATTAAGTCCTGAACCACACAAGCGATTAATCGTGCCGGCGGGAACACTGAGTGGTAAACCGGCAAGCAATGAAACCATGCGTGCGACATTACGGTTATCTTCACCTGCCTGGTTGGCACAGCCAAGAATCACGTCGTCAACAGCGTCCCAATCGACACCTTGATTTCTCTCCATCAAGGCTCTCAGAGGAACGGCAGCCAAATCATCTGGTCGCACGGATGAAAGGCTTCCACCATAGCGGCCAATAGGGGTACGAATGGCGTCACAGATAT
This window of the uncultured Desulfuromusa sp. genome carries:
- a CDS encoding deoxyguanosinetriphosphate triphosphohydrolase — its product is MREHGLASYAALSEQSLGREHDEPFKDERLAFERDRDRIIHCAAFRRLEYKTQVFVNHEGDYYRTRLTHSLEVAQIARGIARNLHLNEDLVEALALSHDLGHTPFGHTGEYVLKRLMKDYGGFEHNQQSLRIVELLEHRYPLFDGLNLSWEVREGIIKHSSDYDCAGNEAIQPYNPEQRASLEAQIIDLADEIAYNNHDIDDGLKAGYITLKDLTEVELWQRTFVMVGKLYPSLDDKRHILQTISYLIGELIHDLVQTTTANLRHNNVETLNDVRVLKKNLVSFSPEMGQLNQKLKKFLYSRLYRHSKVERMRVKAERFLTLLFENYMENPGLLPERHQQRFAIYGIERVICDYIASMTDRYAQDEYKRLYEPFERA
- a CDS encoding VOC family protein, which translates into the protein MLTKIDHLVIGAESLSQGVDYVRACLGVDIPYGGVHEKMGTHNHLMRIGKEIFLEIIAVNPDITTPDRPRWFGLDDPFVRQRIAQQPRLLAWVVNTDNLKMMMQQTLVSLGNLELITRGNLNWDFGLPGDGSLIAAGMFPYAIQWHTDKHPATEMTDLNCSFQSLDIYHPYPEWLRSVLTAIGAQRLVTINPLPPNSAPYLAASFKTPAGGKILKSCGALR
- a CDS encoding aspartate aminotransferase family protein, whose translation is MYNPDNHVMNSYSALADDEIFGFEDRYGAHHYERLNLVVRQARGCWITDANGRQYLDCLAAYSAANPGHHHPEIVNAMAAALLGNYASVISNVVYTDPLGVFLKKAANFAPQLAPRFGSNGNKVLPKNGGVESVETAIKMMRYYGWKKKGIKDGRQEIIVFNNNFHGRMISVVSFSSTPKYREGFGPLTPGFVSAKYGDIDEVKKLVNANTCGILVEPMQGEGGMKVPPPGFLQGLRDIADQEDILLTFDEIQVGLGRTGKRFCFEHEDVVPDGLILGKALSGGLVPLSIFMTNSDLMDMAFTVGSDGSTFGGYPLACIAGIAALTVLEEEDLVGSSARQGAKLKTAIEKIAEKSSHVKEVRGKGLFIGIEVNKGNAMHFCRQLLDLGLIVNDSHGHTIRISPPLNINDDEIDFLIKNLKKVLL
- a CDS encoding helix-turn-helix domain-containing protein, which translates into the protein MLESYKMTEFGFTQYETSCYMALVAQHPSNGSQLSKLSGIARSRIYDVLHTLTRKGIVFEIEQGMYVPLPPDELKKRLKNQFESNLDGFEKELDALTNVTDYEYILSLTGRDEVVQKAIEIIDHAKTELYIRLFPPCGEILAPHIEKASQRGVGIRYVCMGRMPQNFKIQIQHPDSETLVSKIGGESVDIIADKAEALVGMFELGKEDSSPFIWTKNKWFVVGNRDSLRHDFYHYFLNKTYDCNESLSEAEKHIYEFIKADE
- the pcaF gene encoding 3-oxoadipyl-CoA thiolase, with protein sequence MNNVYICDAIRTPIGRYGGSLSSVRPDDLAAVPLRALMERNQGVDWDAVDDVILGCANQAGEDNRNVARMVSLLAGLPLSVPAGTINRLCGSGLNAVGSAAQAIKAGDAELIIAGGVESMSRAPFVMGKAATAFSRNAEVYDTTIGWRFSNPQFKSLYGNDSMPETAENLAREFNISREDQDLFAHSSQVKTAAAQKDGRLAREIVPVTISQRKGEAVIVSADEHPRLTSVSKLNQLKTLFSDGTVTAGNASGVNDGAAALLIASEQAVKRYSLKPVVRVCGMSVAGVAPRVMGLGPVPATKKLLNRLGLNLDHFDVLELNEAFAAQSLACIRQLGLTADDPRINPLGGAIALGHPLGMSGARLATTAFYQLLHGGLKRALCTMCIGVGQGISLVLEQP